The Candidatus Zixiibacteriota bacterium genomic interval TATCCCGATGGCGCGGGCGGCATGACCACCGGCCAATTGACCCCGGACGGCGGCGGATTCTTCACCTTCGACTCCATCCCTGTCGGCAACCACGATCTTATGCTGGTGTATCAGCCAACGGCGGATACCTTGCATCGGTTCGTGTCCGTGCTTCCGGACAGCCGGTTGTATACCGAATACCACTTGCCATCAAACGTCTGGCCCCCCGGCGCCGGCGGAACCACCGGTTCAATTGCACTCGCGGGTGGTTCGGACTCCCTGTATTCGGACTGCCACGGATTCTCCGTGTGGATCGAAAACAACGGCGGTACCGACATAGAAGTGGAGTGGGTAAGATTGAGCTGGCTCTCCCCGACCGCCTACTATCGCTACGTCATCTGGGACGGCGCCACCGTCGTGAATCAGAACAACCCGCAGGTTGCATCGGGGCAGACCGCGACGTTCTCGACACCGCAGACGCTGCAGGCAGCCTCATCGATCCGAATCGACTTTGATTTCTTCAAGGCGTTTTCGAACGGTGGTCCCAACGTCGATATTGACCACACCAACTTCACGTTGGCGTTTTCCGACGGCTCGACCTTCGACGTCACGACCGGGAGTTGTCCATGATACGGCGTGCAGAATTTCAGCGCGGCTTCACGGTGGTGGAGCTGGTGATCATCATCGTGACTATAGGTATTCTTGCCACTATCGCCACACGCCAGCTGCAGCCGTCGATAGAGACGGCCAGATTCGAACAGACCAAACTGGAGATGGAACAACTGGCATGGGCGATCGCCGGAAACCCGGAGGTCCGCACCAGCGGCGCGCGGACAGATTTCGGTTATGTCGGCGATATTGGTGCGCTGCCCGCCACCCTTGAGGTGCTGGTCTCAAACCCGGCAAGCTTCCCCAACTGGAAAGGTCCCTACATCGAGCCTGGCATCAATGGATGGGAATACAGGCGCGACGCGTGGGGCACCGATTACACCCTCTCGGGCACGGTGCTTCGATCGACCGGCTCGGGACAGACTATCGAGAAAGTCATTTGCGCCCAGGCGGCCGAGCTCACATCAAACGACGTGCGCGGGATGCTGCTGAACGCGGACGGATCCATGCCGGGACCGGTCTGGTCCGACTCCGTCATGCTTCGATTGATCCATCCCAACGGCGCGGGGGCGCTGGTCGCCAGTGTGACCGCTCCGGCTCCCGACGGTTCGTTTTCGTTCGCGGGTGTACCGGTCGGTAACCACTGTCTGCAAATGATCTATACGCCTTCCGGCGACACCCTGTCCTATTCCGTATGCGTTCAACCCGGACGTACGACCCGGGTTGAATTGATTTCGCCGATCGATCTCTGGTGATCGCGGCCGGGGACCTACAGATCCTCCTCGCGAATGGACAGGTTGATCCCGCGCTTCTTCAACTGGGGGATAAACAGCTTTGGATTGATGGCGACTTCCTGCGGCTTGACCCCGCGAGCGCTGATCTGCCCGTCGGCAGCCATCCAGGCGACGATCGCGGCCGGAAACGCGGTTGTGCGCATCATCGCAGTCAATCCCGTGCGAGTATCCTGCCGGTCGACTATCTCATAGACTACGCGTCTGGTCACACCGCCTGCGATCCCATCGACCGTCACGCGTAACAGCACCAAATCCAGATCGCCAAATGACAGATTTCGGTCGAGAACAGCCTTAAATACCGCCCGTGGCTCGACCGAGTGACCGTCGACCGTCAGTTTGTGGCGCGACGCCAGTCCGAGTTCAAGCATGGGACGGAACAACTCGCAATGGCCCGGATAGCGGATAGTCTTGTAATCGAGAAAATCTACCTTCCCCTCGAACGTGTCGGGGAGAGTCGATGTCCCGCCCGATGTATAAAACGCCTCGAGCTTGCCAATACCGTCGAATTCCAGCGATTCGATCGAGGTCATCGGATTCACCGTCTTTTTCTTTCCCCCCTCGAGAATAAGGCACGGCTCCCAGTACTCGTTGATCAGACCTTCGGAGGAAAACACCATCTGGTAATTAAGCGGAGGACGCGGCGACTGGGGCAGACCGCCAACCCGGATTTTTACCGAAAGGGCCTTGTCGAACCGACTGATTCCATCCGCGGCGAGCACAGCCACCATGCCCGGAGCGAGCCCGCAGTCCGGAACAATGATGACCCCGGCTTTTTCCGCCTCGTCGGACATCGCCAGTTGATCGCGCACGGCGTCGTTATTGCCCCCCAGGTCGCACAGGTGACAGCCCGCTTTGATGGCGGCTCGGGTCAGGCCGGGATTGTACCGGTACGTCACGCAGGAAACCGCGGCATCGTACCGGGCAAAAATTCGTTCGACCGCGTCCTCGTCACCGGCGTCGAGCGTCCCGTGCTCTGCCTTTCCGCCACCGTAGGCGCCGGCGATCTCCTTCGCCAGCGCTCCATCGATATCAAATACACCAACCTGTTCAACGCCGTCAGCGCGGGAAAAGTCGTACAGGGCCGCCCGGCCCATCAGTCCCGCCCCCAATACTGCCAGTTTCATAAAGTCCTCCAGATGGTTGTGGCGAATATAGGGGGAAGCAGCACGGTTCAAAAGAAATTATCGAGCGTTAATCGTCATCAGGGTTCATTTCGGTAGTTCTTGTTCCGATACATAGATGTATAGAAGATCCCGGGTATCTGGATTACTTTGGCGACACCTATGGGCGAGGGATTCAGTCCATGCCGACCAACACGTTAAACGAACGCCAGCACCGCGACCTGATCGTCCTGCAACAGCTCAAACCGTACCTGGCCGAGTGCCTGAGTCTCAATCACGAAATCAACAATCCACTCGCCGGGATAATCGGCTATGCCGAGTACATGCTCGATGACGACCAGCCGCTCACGGAAGACCAGCGCCACTACATCGGGCAAATCATGAGGTGCGCCGAGCGGATTCGCGCCCAGGTGGCAACACTCTCGCAGCAGAAAGCCGCATTAGCAGAGAAGATCGATCTTGAGGCGGTTCTAGATGAATTTCGCCGGACTGGGGCCTCAGACTAAGTGGTTGAGCTTGCGGAGCAACCACTCCATCGCAAGTAATCCAATGAACAGCAGCAACAGCCAGAGCTTGTTGAAGAACGTGATTTTCCCCTCCACCGTCTCCACCGCAGGAGTTGTATCGATAGACGCCAGCGCCTGCTCGAACTCTCTGAACGTGTGGTAGGAACCGCCGGACTGACCGGCAATCGCCCGCAGCACCTGCGGGTTTCCGCTCTGGTCGAACTCCTCCAGTGAAAACGACTCGACCTGGATCGCCCCGGTCGTCCGCTTCAGTTCCCGTCCGCCGTTCTCGATGAAAGCCTCATAGGAATATTCTCCGGGCGGGAGCTGCTCAAAGTCGGCCCGATAACGGCCCTCGCCGAGCTCAAGCAAATCGCGTTCGAACCGATCATCACCCCCGCGGCTCTGCAGGGAGACAGACCCGGTTGCGCCCTCAATCGGGCGGAATCCGAGATCTCCGGCAAAACCCGAAAATCGAACGGTTTCCCCGCGGGGGAAGACCTGCTTGTCAGGACCGATCCGGACTGGATCAAAGTCGTCCGCGACCGTGAGCCACTCGGCGGCGCCGTTAACCAGCGCCTGATACGTCTCGGCCCCCTGCCCGAGCCCCAGCGTAACAAATCCCCACGGCCAGTAGGGACCGGCGGCGGAAGCCAGAACCTTTCCGGGACCGACACGCTTGTATCCGAGAATCGGCAACCGCGCCCACGGACTGCCCCCGCCGACAAAGGCAAGCATGACGGCGTCAGGATCAGCCGAATCGCACGGAACCAGCGTCCCGAACGGCGGCATGTTCAACCAGACGTCGCGGATAGCAGCCCGACTCTCTGCCAGTCGGACGGCCGGATGGAAAAGCTGCCCTTCCGCCGGTTCCCCGTCGAACTGCGCGTACTGGATCTCGCGCCGCACACTCTGGAAAAAGGGCAGCATGCCATTAAACCAGGCGACCGGGCCGCGAGCGGCAAAGCGTTCACCCATCATGACCCACAGGCCGCCTCCCTTGTCGGCAAGGTATGATTCCAGCAGCGGGCGGCTCGATTCCAACTGTTGTGGATCGGGATCGTGAAGCACAACCAGATCGTACCGATTCAGTTCCGTCTGGCGCTCCGGGAGACGCCCGCCAAGGTTACCCGACACCGGCGCGGTTACCACCAAGTCGACATCGTACTTATCCGATTGGTCCAAATACCGTTTGAAAAAGCCGACTTCGTAGTCGGGTCGGGAGGTTGCCAGCAATACCAGAAGTCGGCTCTTGAGAACCTTAACGGAAATCGTCCGGGAGTTATTGTCGGTCGTTTCTTCACCGTCCAGCGGCACGATGGCAATCTCAAGCAGGTGCTGTCCGGGATCGGTCGGCGTGTACGTGAGCGCCACGTCACCGAATCCCCCCTCCTGACCTATAGTGTACCTTGTTTGTGTGAGCGCTCGGTTGCCCTGCCGAAGCTCTATGAGCGCTTCCTTTCCGGAGGCGTTATGCCAGGAAAGGCGAGCCGTGATCTGAGTCGACTGGCCGACAAATTGCACGAGATCATAGTCGAGGTCGGCCAGGCGGATATCGAAAGCGCCCACGTCGATCGCCATATCGACTGCTATCACGGCAGTACGCAGCCGGGACGCAACATCGACAGGGTCGCGGCCCGCATTGGACCGCCCGTCGCTTATCACCAGCCAGTAGTCGGCCGGCGCGGTCAACTGCTGCTGGTCTGCTTCAAACAGAATGTCTCCGAGCGCGGTGCTGGACCGGTCGACCTGTACCGGTGAGGCGGAAAGATCGGCGCCGAAATACCGCGTCGTCAATTCCACAGCACTTTCAAGATCGCGGAAGGTCTCGATCTGTTGAAGAGAATCGACTCGCGCGGCCCGGGTCGCGCCAAGCTCCTGTCGGTCCATGCTGGCCGAATGATCGATCAGCGCAAGGACGCGGCGGGTGCGTTCGTATTCTCGGCTGTAGCTGACCACGGGCTCCAGAAGCGCAAGCATCAGCAGCGCCACCGCCCCGACCCGGAGCGTGCCGAGCAAAAGGCGGAGCCACGCGGGCAGCGGCGGGTTGGTCCGGCGATACAACCAGACAGCCAGCCCTATGAGCACCGCCAGCGATATCCAGGCCAGCAGCGGCGTTCCGGTCCGGAACCCTATCGAAATGTCCGTGAAAGAAAACACTTGCCCCTTTATACTGACCATCGGGAGGCGGGGTTGACTGTTTTCAGGAAAACAAGTGTGAAAACGCGACCGGCGGCCGACTCAGTCATGGCGGCAGTTACGACGCCCTGGCAACCGTATAATGCACCATCGCGGCCAGCGACTGGTAATACACGGAACTCTCCTTCTGTGGGAGCGCGTCGAGTCCCTGCCGACACAGTTCATCCGCCCGACGATACGCATAGTCTACGCCGCCGTTCTCGTGCACGAAACGATATACCTTCTCAAACGCCTCTTCCCCGCCCCGTTTGTCGCTGTCACTCAAGTACGAAATGATCTCCCGCCCACTGGCTTCGTTTACCTGTTTGAGTGCGAAAATCAGCGGCAACGTCACTTTGCCGGTGAGGACGTCGTTGCCCAGTTCCTTGCCTGTGACTTCCGGATCCCCCACAAAGTCCAGCAGGTCGTCCGCGATCTGAAACGCGGTCCCGACTTTCTCCCCGAACGTGGCGAATCGTTCGCGTTCCGTCCGATGCCGATTGTTCAGTATGGGGCCGGTTTCGCAGGAGACGTTAAACAGCGACGCCGTCTTGTCGGATATGATCTCGAGATATTCCTCTTCGGACAACGAATAATTGGCGGTTTCCTCGATCTGCCGCAGTTCGCCGACCGAAACTCGCTCGGTGGCTCGGGAGATTGCCGCTATCAGATCCATCGAATTGGCCGCCACCATGATACGGAACGCTTTGGCAAACAGATAATCACCCATGAGCACGGAGATGAGGTTGGTCCACTGCGCGTTGACCGTTTTCAGCCCCCGACGCACCTCGGCGGCATCAACAACATCATCGTGCAACAGCGTCGCAGTATGGATCAACTCGATCGCAAGCGAAGCGTCTACCGAGTGTTCGGTAAAATTGTCCGATGCCCGCGAAGAAAGAAAGACGAAAGCGGGCCGTATGCGCTTGCCGCGTGATTTCAGCAGGTGCCGGGCGATGGAACTGATCAACGGCGAGTCGCCTTTGAGATAGTCCGCAAGCCGCCGATCGAACAACTCCAGATCGGGTTGCACCGGACTGGCATATTCCTGCATCTTCTTAACGTCAAGCATCCTGCATCCATTCCCGGTTGTGTGAAGCGGAAAAATACGGCCGATCACCGGCCATGTCAATCGGTTTGGATCAACGTCGATCCGCCTCGATTGATAGAAACGACCGATTTGAGGCTCCTGTTCCGAAAACCGGCTCAACGAGCGATGAAATCGGCGTCGGCAGTACCGCGAATCAGGCTTTGAAGGGCCGCCCGATAGGCGGGAATGTCGAAATAGCCGCGGTCGTTGTGTCCGCCGACTAGCTCGACAAAGCGCTTCGGCGCGGGAGCGGCATCGTACAGCATTTGGCCCATGTCAAACGGGACTATCTCGTCGTGTGGTGAATGGGTCACCAGAACAGGGCACGACACGCGACCGATTTTCGACAGCGAGTCGAATCTGTACTTTATCAGCAAACCGATCGGCAGAAACGGGTACATCCGGCGGCCCATATCGGCGGCCGAGGTGAATGAGGACTCCACAACCAGCCCCGCACACCTAGCCCGCGTCGCCGCCTCAATCGCCACTGCACCACCCAGCGAACGACCGAACAGGATCACCCGGTCCGGTGGTGTGTTCTTCTGATCCCGCAGCCATGCCAGGACAGCCGACACGTCTTCATAACATTCATTCTCTCCCGGGGATCCCTCGGACTTCCCATAGCCGCGATAATCGAACAACAGCACGTTCGCCCCCAGCGATACCCAGAAGGCGGCCGACTCGATGCGATGCGAGATATTTCCGGCGTTCCCATGACAGAGGACGATGGTCCGGGCGGTATCGCTGACCGGGAAGTACCAGCCGTGCAGTCGCTGATCCGGCGCGACTTCAACTCGCACGTCCTCGTATCCCATGCCCCAGTCAGCCGGAGACTGAGCAATATCGCGGGACGGGAAGAAAATCAGCTTGTGTTGCTGGAAATACAGGAAGGCGGAGAATATGAGAAACACGCCGACGGCGATGCCGGTTATCCACAGCAACATACGTAACAATTTCCCGGCGAGATATCCCATCCCACCACTAAACTCCCGTTCACGTTACAGTGTGTGAAGCACCCTATGCTTTCTATCACGCATTCGGACGTTGCCTGACTCACCATCTTTCATCGCCATCGCGCGGTTGCCGCACCGTGACGATTCAGTCAACTCGCAAGCTTGCGCGCCGCTGTCTCCACAGTACCAGAACAAACTCACTGACAATCTGCGGTTTCCCTCTGTGCCCCGATTACAATCTGAGTCAGAATCCAAGGCAACCGGAACTCATTCCCACTCAATCGTCGCCGGCGGCTTCGACGAGATATCGTAGGTCACACGGTTCACACCCGTCACGTTCCGGATTATCTTATTCGAGATCTCCGCAAGAATATCGGGGTCGATCCGCGCCCAGTCGGCAGTCATGCCGTCAACCGAGGTCACGGCACGCAGCGCAACCACGTTCTCATACGTTCTCGCATCGCCCATGACTCCGACCGCCTTCACCGGCAGCAACACGGCGAATGCCTGCCAGATGTCGTCGTAGATCCCGTGCCGGCGAAGACCGTCGATGAAAATCGCATCGACCTCGCGCAATAGGTCACATCGTGCCTGCGTGACATCGCCCAGAATCCGGACGGCCAGACCGGGCCCGGGAAACGGGTGGCGACCGAGAAACTCCTGTGGCAGACCCAGCGCGCGCCCCATCACGCGCACTTCGTCTTTGAACAGCTCGCGGAGCGGCTCGACCAGCTTCAGAGTCATTCGTTCCTTCAATCCCCCCACGTTGTGATGGCTCTTGATGGTCGCGGCCGGTCCCTTGAACGAGACCGACTCGATAACGTCAGGGTACAGGGTCCCCTGCGCCAGAAATTCGATATCGCCGATCTTGTCCGCTTGTTCCTCGAAGATGTCAATGAACGTCGCTCCGATTATCTTGCGCTTTCGCTCCGGATCCTCTACCCCGGCAAGGCGCGACAGAAACACCTGAGAGGCGTCGACCGGGTGGAGATTGATTCCGAGCGTACCCAGCATCGATGAAACACTCTCGAACTCGTTCTTTCGCAGCAGCCCGTTGTTGACGAACACGGCGTGCAGTTTGTCGCCGATCGCCCGTGTCAACAACATCGCGGCCACCGAGGAATCGACCCCGCCCGATATCCCGAGCAGCACTTTCTTCTCGCCGACTCTTTCGCGTATCGCCGCGATCGTCTCGTCGATCACCGACTCGGTCGTCCAGTCACCGCGCAGACCGCATATGTCGAACAGAAAGTTGTGCAGAATCGTCCGCCCCGCTTCGGTGTGATGTACCTCGGGGTGGAACTGCAGTCCGTAAAGGCGCCGCCCGCGATCGGCGATCGCAGCAACCGGCAGATCGTCGGTCGACCCTATCACCTCGAACCCCTCGGCGAGTTCGACAACCGAGTCGCCGTGTGACATCCAGACCTGACTCTTCGGCGGCATGCCCTTGAACAATCCGTCGGATCGTAACGACACAAACCGCGAGCGTCCG includes:
- a CDS encoding type II secretion system protein, whose protein sequence is MKSIRASTCGRSGGFTLIELVIVIVIAGILVTVALRGGRSISETTKLEETRRELDALAHAIAGNPALHNNGIRSDFGYVGDVGAVPLSLDNLHTNPGAFATWRGPYIENRFVQTSDDFKVDAWGVPYTYSGGAVITSTGSGSPLTRRIIESLDHLLYNSVSGNVYDLDGTPPGDTMADSVIVRLTYPDGAGGMTTGQLTPDGGGFFTFDSIPVGNHDLMLVYQPTADTLHRFVSVLPDSRLYTEYHLPSNVWPPGAGGTTGSIALAGGSDSLYSDCHGFSVWIENNGGTDIEVEWVRLSWLSPTAYYRYVIWDGATVVNQNNPQVASGQTATFSTPQTLQAASSIRIDFDFFKAFSNGGPNVDIDHTNFTLAFSDGSTFDVTTGSCP
- a CDS encoding saccharopine dehydrogenase C-terminal domain-containing protein, which produces MKLAVLGAGLMGRAALYDFSRADGVEQVGVFDIDGALAKEIAGAYGGGKAEHGTLDAGDEDAVERIFARYDAAVSCVTYRYNPGLTRAAIKAGCHLCDLGGNNDAVRDQLAMSDEAEKAGVIIVPDCGLAPGMVAVLAADGISRFDKALSVKIRVGGLPQSPRPPLNYQMVFSSEGLINEYWEPCLILEGGKKKTVNPMTSIESLEFDGIGKLEAFYTSGGTSTLPDTFEGKVDFLDYKTIRYPGHCELFRPMLELGLASRHKLTVDGHSVEPRAVFKAVLDRNLSFGDLDLVLLRVTVDGIAGGVTRRVVYEIVDRQDTRTGLTAMMRTTAFPAAIVAWMAADGQISARGVKPQEVAINPKLFIPQLKKRGINLSIREEDL
- a CDS encoding histidine kinase dimerization/phospho-acceptor domain-containing protein produces the protein MPTNTLNERQHRDLIVLQQLKPYLAECLSLNHEINNPLAGIIGYAEYMLDDDQPLTEDQRHYIGQIMRCAERIRAQVATLSQQKAALAEKIDLEAVLDEFRRTGASD
- a CDS encoding polyprenyl synthetase family protein; amino-acid sequence: MLDVKKMQEYASPVQPDLELFDRRLADYLKGDSPLISSIARHLLKSRGKRIRPAFVFLSSRASDNFTEHSVDASLAIELIHTATLLHDDVVDAAEVRRGLKTVNAQWTNLISVLMGDYLFAKAFRIMVAANSMDLIAAISRATERVSVGELRQIEETANYSLSEEEYLEIISDKTASLFNVSCETGPILNNRHRTERERFATFGEKVGTAFQIADDLLDFVGDPEVTGKELGNDVLTGKVTLPLIFALKQVNEASGREIISYLSDSDKRGGEEAFEKVYRFVHENGGVDYAYRRADELCRQGLDALPQKESSVYYQSLAAMVHYTVARAS
- a CDS encoding alpha/beta hydrolase yields the protein MLLWITGIAVGVFLIFSAFLYFQQHKLIFFPSRDIAQSPADWGMGYEDVRVEVAPDQRLHGWYFPVSDTARTIVLCHGNAGNISHRIESAAFWVSLGANVLLFDYRGYGKSEGSPGENECYEDVSAVLAWLRDQKNTPPDRVILFGRSLGGAVAIEAATRARCAGLVVESSFTSAADMGRRMYPFLPIGLLIKYRFDSLSKIGRVSCPVLVTHSPHDEIVPFDMGQMLYDAAPAPKRFVELVGGHNDRGYFDIPAYRAALQSLIRGTADADFIAR
- the guaA gene encoding glutamine-hydrolyzing GMP synthase — its product is MILILDFGSQYTQLIARRIREAHVYCEIAPFNVDLSQYAERRIAGYILSGGPASLAETDAPRLDRSFFDTDKPILGVCYGMQLMIDRLGGRLQASASREYGRSRFVSLRSDGLFKGMPPKSQVWMSHGDSVVELAEGFEVIGSTDDLPVAAIADRGRRLYGLQFHPEVHHTEAGRTILHNFLFDICGLRGDWTTESVIDETIAAIRERVGEKKVLLGISGGVDSSVAAMLLTRAIGDKLHAVFVNNGLLRKNEFESVSSMLGTLGINLHPVDASQVFLSRLAGVEDPERKRKIIGATFIDIFEEQADKIGDIEFLAQGTLYPDVIESVSFKGPAATIKSHHNVGGLKERMTLKLVEPLRELFKDEVRVMGRALGLPQEFLGRHPFPGPGLAVRILGDVTQARCDLLREVDAIFIDGLRRHGIYDDIWQAFAVLLPVKAVGVMGDARTYENVVALRAVTSVDGMTADWARIDPDILAEISNKIIRNVTGVNRVTYDISSKPPATIEWE